The Panicum hallii strain FIL2 chromosome 9, PHallii_v3.1, whole genome shotgun sequence genome has a window encoding:
- the LOC112877199 gene encoding E3 ubiquitin protein ligase DRIP2-like, translating to MQPGPTSPDHPPSPAPAPPDSEVADPAPDADDAAVKAEPTAPAAGPEEEEEKERRETRGRKRRRRGGPSASSSSPAAAAPAPAGPRGLVMVKRDLLARCMTCPLCRRLLRDATTISECLHTFCRKCIYQKFNDEEVECCPVCKIDLGCSPTEKLRADHSLEDVRSKLFPFKRKKIKAEEVPSPISLPTKRKERSIFSLVVSTSKVKPTGLTGRRTRAVARKAAAAAASALRGLGPIIEDSVKKEIDSCDSHSHSSSLPANSNKAPQTRRQIPSNLEASNHSNKDTEGDSKELADKAELWQPLNCLVEAANRTKSFRSSSQNPVVKGDQLNGSPSSTYANKTKARENLQKTKIEDDKKDVTVPPVLPKRRGQGTTRRRREVQAPADAKPDAAAAQNEKKFNSIWFSLIASFDQQGDPPLPQIPSHYLRIKDGNVPASSIQKYLVHKLSLPSESEVEIKCCEQTVNPMQPLRNLVELWLKGKATQTTQTMTGSSAKEFVMVLTYGRPKAPAL from the exons ATGCAGCCCGGGCCCACCTCGCCGGACCATCCCccgtcgcccgcgcccgcgccaccGGACTCCGAGGTGGCGGACCCCGCGCCCGACGCTGACGACGCCGCGGTCAAGGCGGAGCccacggcgccggcggcggggccagaggaggaggaggagaaggagaggaGGGAGACCAGGGGGAGGAAaaggcggcgccgcggcgggcccTCCGCGTCCTCATCCTCCCCCGCTGCGgcggcgcctgcgcccgcggGGCCGCGGGGCCTCGTCATGGTCAAGCGGGACCTGCTCGCGCGCTGCATGACGtgcccgctctgccgccgcctcctccgcgacGCCACCACCATCTCCGAGTGCCTCCACACAT TTTGCAGAAAGTGTATATATCAGAAGTTCAATGATGAGGAAGTAGAATGCTGCCCAGTATGTAAAATTGATCTTGGCTGCAGTCCTACTGAAAAGCTTAG AGCTGACCATAGTTTAGAAGATGTAAGATCGAAACTTTTCCCGTTcaaaagaaagaagattaaggCAGAAGAAGTTCCATCTCCTATTTCACTTCCCACTAAAAGGAAAGAGAGGTCTATCTTTTCACTAGTTGTCAGTACATCTAAAGTAAAACCAACAGGCTTGACTGGACGGCGAACAAGAGCAGTTGCCAGGAAagctgctgcagctgctgcttCTGCTTTGCGAGGCCTTGGTCCAATTATTGAAGATTCTGTGAAAAAGGAAATTGATAGTTGTGACAGTCATTCTCACAGTTCAAGTTTGCCTGCTAATTCGAACAAAGCACCACAAACAAGAAGACAG ATACCATCAAATTTGGAGGCATCTAACCACTCCAATAAAGATACCGAGGGTGATAGTAAGGAGTTGGCAGACAAGGCTGAGCTTTGGCAGCCTTTAAATTGTTTAGTTGAAGCTGCGAACAGGACAAAGTCCTTTAGGTCAAGTTCACAGAATCCAGTTGTTAAGGGAGATCAACTAAACGGCTCTCCGAGTAGCACATATGCTAACAAAACCAAGGCAAGAGAAAATCTGCAGAAGACGAAAATTGAGGATGACAAAAAAGATGTTACCGTGCCACCGGTGCTGCCAAAAAGGAGAGGTCAGGGTACTACTCGGAGGAGGAGAGAAGTTCAAGCTCCAGCAGATGCAAAGCCTGATGCTGCAGCTGCACAGAATGAGAAGAAGTTCAATTCCATATGGTTTTCACTGATTGCCTCGTTCGACCA GCAAGGAGATCCACCTTTACCACAGATACCTTCCCACTACTTGCGAATAAA AGATGGAAATGTACCCGCTTCATCTATCCAAAAGTACCTCGTGCATAAGCTTAGTCTTCCAAGTGAGTCTGAG GTGGAAATAAAGTGTTGCGAACAGACAGTGAACCCTATGCAACCTCTGCGGAATTTAGTAGAGCTGTGGCTGAAGGGAAAAGCGACACAGACAACTCAGACCATGACCGGCTCCTCCGCGAAAGAGTTTGTAATGGTGCTGACATACGGACGGCCAAAGGCCCCTGCATTGTGA